The Streptomyces europaeiscabiei genome window below encodes:
- a CDS encoding amidohydrolase, which translates to MTPPPSPPPRATSSPSPADLVITGCTALVHDEHEGIAFVEDAAIVVRDGVIASIGPAEETAPVATAERIDARGQVAMPGLINCHTHAPMVALRGIAEDLPAEQWFNDVIWPVESNLTTQGVELGARLACAEMIRGGVTCFADHYFSMETVAVVVEETGMRAHLGEAFFSSQGPEGRQKSLEFALRHRGAADGRITTALAPHAPYTVEDADLAATADLAREHGLPVHLHASESRDQTDNSLARHGVTPIEVLERTGLLGVDAGVLIAHGTGIVERDLPVLERATGQVAVATAPRGYLKFAWPTTPVRALRRIGVPVGLATDGAASNNSLDVWEAMALTALVQKSTEGDPRWLTSRQALHHATLQSARAVGLGERIGSLAPGRRADIVLVDLTGPHTQPVHDLAATLVHSARSADVRTTIVDGRVLMRDRELLTVDVATTVRELTDRLAALTDRSHGNRIQDYDRPPE; encoded by the coding sequence ATGACGCCGCCTCCGTCCCCACCTCCCCGCGCGACCTCGTCCCCGTCGCCCGCCGATCTCGTCATCACCGGCTGCACCGCCCTCGTCCACGATGAGCACGAGGGGATCGCCTTCGTCGAGGACGCCGCGATCGTCGTACGGGACGGGGTGATCGCAAGCATCGGGCCGGCGGAGGAGACGGCTCCGGTCGCCACGGCGGAACGGATCGACGCGCGCGGCCAGGTCGCGATGCCGGGGCTGATCAACTGCCATACGCACGCGCCGATGGTGGCGCTGCGCGGCATCGCGGAGGACCTGCCGGCGGAGCAGTGGTTCAACGACGTCATCTGGCCCGTCGAGTCCAACCTCACCACGCAGGGCGTGGAGTTGGGGGCCCGGCTGGCCTGCGCGGAGATGATCCGGGGCGGGGTGACCTGTTTCGCCGATCACTACTTCTCGATGGAGACGGTCGCCGTCGTGGTCGAGGAGACGGGGATGCGGGCGCATCTGGGCGAGGCCTTCTTCTCCTCGCAGGGACCCGAAGGACGGCAGAAGTCCTTGGAGTTCGCGCTACGCCACCGGGGTGCGGCCGACGGTCGCATCACCACCGCGCTCGCCCCGCACGCCCCCTACACCGTCGAGGACGCCGACCTTGCCGCGACCGCCGACCTAGCCCGCGAGCACGGCCTCCCCGTACATCTGCACGCCTCGGAGAGCCGCGACCAGACCGACAACAGCCTCGCCCGGCACGGCGTCACGCCCATCGAGGTCCTGGAGCGCACCGGGCTGCTCGGCGTCGACGCGGGTGTGCTCATCGCGCACGGCACCGGGATCGTCGAGCGCGACCTGCCGGTCCTGGAGCGGGCGACCGGGCAGGTGGCCGTCGCCACCGCGCCCCGGGGCTACCTCAAGTTCGCCTGGCCCACGACCCCGGTACGCGCCCTGCGCCGTATCGGCGTCCCTGTGGGGCTCGCCACGGACGGCGCCGCCTCCAACAACTCCCTGGACGTGTGGGAGGCCATGGCCCTCACCGCACTCGTGCAGAAGTCCACCGAGGGCGACCCGCGCTGGTTGACCTCCCGCCAGGCCCTGCACCACGCCACCCTGCAGAGCGCCCGAGCCGTCGGGCTGGGGGAACGGATCGGCAGCCTCGCCCCCGGCCGGCGCGCCGACATCGTCCTGGTCGACCTCACCGGCCCGCACACCCAGCCGGTGCACGACCTCGCCGCCACCCTCGTGCACAGCGCCCGTTCCGCCGACGTACGCACCACGATCGTCGACGGCCGTGTGTTGATGCGCGACCGGGAACTGCTCACCGTCGACGTGGCGACGACCGTACGGGAGCTCACGGACCGCCTCGCCGCACTCACCGACCGCAGCCACGGCAACCGCATCCAGGACTACGACAGGCCTCCCGAGTGA
- a CDS encoding NCS1 family nucleobase:cation symporter-1, whose amino-acid sequence MSLADSAEATGTTAFVPDPRLTNEDLAPADKRNWKVFDLFALWMSDVHNLGNYTFAAGLLVLGMNVWQVFTSLLVGFVIIYIGMNWMGRIGQRHGVPFPVVSRISFGVWGANIPALIRAVIAIMWYGIQTYLASVAVNIMLLAAWPGLESWTHNSFLGLHQLGWCTFVALWLIQALIISQGMESVRKFQDFCGPAIWLVMIALAVWILAKAGWTISLTSTPNPVSVGEQWRQWFGAIGLVLATYGTLMLNFCDFSRFAPDYRTVKRGNFWGLPVNSTAFVVVSVIVTAGSIEVFGKAITDPAHLVAEIGNTWILVLGALTFAIATMGVNIVANFVSPAYDLANVWPQKITFKVGGMISTVAALVVTPWNLFSNPTVVQYFLGGLGAFLGPLFGVIMLDYFWVKRGRIDVDALFDAEPGSRYYYRKGVNPKALWAFLPAAAVSAVLALVTTFSEVAPYSWFIGTALAAGLYAVPCRDERASGQASAEPAAVEG is encoded by the coding sequence GTGTCCCTCGCCGACAGTGCCGAAGCCACCGGCACCACAGCGTTCGTCCCCGACCCCCGCCTCACCAACGAGGACCTCGCCCCCGCCGACAAGCGGAACTGGAAGGTCTTCGACCTCTTCGCCCTGTGGATGTCCGACGTCCACAACCTCGGCAACTACACGTTCGCCGCGGGACTGCTGGTCCTCGGCATGAACGTCTGGCAGGTGTTCACGTCACTGCTCGTCGGCTTCGTGATCATCTACATCGGGATGAACTGGATGGGGAGGATCGGGCAGCGCCACGGCGTGCCCTTCCCCGTGGTCAGCCGCATCAGCTTCGGCGTCTGGGGCGCCAACATCCCCGCCCTCATCCGGGCCGTGATCGCCATCATGTGGTACGGCATCCAGACCTACCTCGCCTCCGTCGCGGTCAACATCATGCTGCTGGCCGCCTGGCCGGGCCTGGAGTCCTGGACCCACAACTCCTTCCTCGGCCTGCACCAGCTCGGCTGGTGCACCTTCGTCGCCCTCTGGCTCATCCAGGCGCTGATCATCAGCCAGGGTATGGAGTCGGTCCGCAAGTTCCAGGACTTCTGCGGCCCCGCGATCTGGCTCGTCATGATCGCGCTGGCCGTGTGGATCCTCGCCAAGGCCGGCTGGACCATCTCCCTCACCTCGACCCCGAACCCGGTCTCCGTCGGCGAGCAGTGGCGGCAGTGGTTCGGCGCGATCGGACTGGTCCTCGCCACCTACGGCACCCTGATGCTCAACTTCTGCGACTTCTCCCGCTTCGCGCCGGACTACCGGACGGTCAAGCGGGGCAACTTCTGGGGCCTGCCCGTCAACTCGACCGCCTTCGTGGTGGTGTCCGTCATCGTCACGGCGGGCTCGATCGAGGTCTTCGGCAAGGCGATCACCGACCCGGCCCACCTCGTCGCCGAGATCGGCAACACCTGGATCCTCGTCCTGGGCGCGCTGACCTTCGCCATCGCCACCATGGGTGTCAACATCGTCGCCAACTTCGTCTCACCGGCGTACGACCTCGCCAACGTCTGGCCGCAGAAGATCACTTTCAAGGTCGGGGGCATGATCAGCACGGTCGCGGCGCTGGTCGTGACCCCGTGGAACCTCTTCTCCAACCCCACCGTCGTCCAGTACTTCCTCGGCGGCCTTGGTGCCTTCCTCGGCCCGCTGTTCGGTGTGATCATGCTCGACTACTTCTGGGTCAAGCGCGGCCGCATCGACGTCGACGCACTCTTCGACGCCGAGCCCGGCTCCCGCTACTACTACCGCAAGGGCGTCAACCCCAAGGCCCTGTGGGCGTTCCTGCCCGCCGCGGCGGTCTCCGCGGTCCTCGCCCTGGTGACGACCTTCAGCGAGGTCGCCCCGTATTCCTGGTTCATAGGTACGGCCCTGGCCGCCGGGCTGTACGCCGTGCCGTGCCGGGACGAGCGGGCCTCCGGGCAGGCTTCCGCAGAACCGGCAGCCGTGGAGGGCTGA
- a CDS encoding RidA family protein, with translation MIQRTTVPSLFAPPVYSHASVVEAGTRLAFLAGSVPLDADGNLVGEGDPVRQAEQVLANLGEQLRAVGSDFEHVACTDVYVVSDEPAVLSAVWDVVEASGLSTGPHSSTLLGVACLGYTGQLVEITATAVVPEPPAQ, from the coding sequence ATGATTCAGCGCACCACCGTCCCCAGCCTCTTCGCACCCCCGGTCTACTCGCACGCGTCCGTCGTCGAGGCCGGGACGAGGCTCGCCTTCCTCGCCGGTTCCGTTCCGTTGGACGCCGACGGGAATCTGGTCGGGGAGGGGGATCCGGTACGGCAGGCCGAGCAGGTGCTGGCGAACCTCGGGGAGCAGTTGCGGGCGGTGGGCAGCGACTTCGAGCATGTCGCCTGCACCGATGTGTACGTCGTCAGCGACGAGCCCGCGGTCCTCTCCGCGGTCTGGGACGTCGTCGAGGCGTCCGGTCTCAGCACCGGCCCCCACTCGTCGACCCTCCTCGGCGTGGCCTGCCTCGGCTACACGGGCCAGCTGGTGGAGATCACGGCGACGGCGGTGGTCCCTGAGCCCCCGGCCCAGTAG
- a CDS encoding FUSC family protein, with product MTRPAALPLPPWLAHALRAQRGPVPWNAVLRGALAGGPLLLVAVLLGRPSVGVLAALGAMLAGINDRPGSRRAAVQRLGVPALAGAVGLLAGTYAGQYAGAVVLTLLLTALGLLAGGMSAVGLVASGAGTQLLVAAAIGAGMPLPEPGWERALAYLAGAGWLLALRLALPTPAVLTAGDYRFDGERDAVAAVYDAIAGLLDAVGTPDATARRAALTAALDHAQDALAGPRIRRYASSSAERRLHAQYAAALPLAEAATALAWAGDAVVGRASEGPRRLAAAVRGNTATGPLPAPSRSAPALRALDDALLHAAETFDRGGDAHDLHTRRRTLRSLVRLGLGSGGREYGLRVALSFGAAAAVAQVLHHEHWYWLPATAVFLVKPDLGPLVSRVLCRAAGTVLGAVLFAGFAAVLPRPEGLIALVAVSGALIPVATRHFAAQTAVVTVLVLALVMVGGDPQASWSRIAETLLACAIVLIVGHLPMPKGQRGGGVRARLTEAGTAAHAYLVHVLNESRAPGADSGANATSLSSGAATPNGVTVSVGAALPGEADERAARWTLRREAYRALAQARATIALSGAELPALARHTEGTDEVAAVLERLVDTTTACAVHLDDTGRLSRHHTERLTALLDELARHRRHTGISLPDAPDMADILPRQGLTA from the coding sequence GTGACCCGCCCCGCCGCCCTGCCCCTTCCTCCCTGGCTCGCCCACGCACTGCGTGCCCAACGAGGACCGGTGCCCTGGAACGCGGTGCTGCGAGGGGCGCTGGCCGGTGGGCCGCTGCTGCTCGTGGCCGTGCTGCTCGGGCGGCCCTCCGTCGGGGTCCTCGCCGCGCTCGGCGCCATGCTCGCCGGGATCAACGACCGCCCCGGAAGCCGGCGCGCCGCCGTGCAACGGCTCGGGGTGCCCGCGCTCGCCGGGGCCGTGGGGCTGCTCGCCGGAACGTACGCCGGCCAGTACGCCGGGGCCGTCGTCCTCACCCTGCTGCTCACCGCGCTCGGGCTGCTCGCCGGCGGTATGAGCGCGGTCGGTCTCGTGGCGTCCGGAGCGGGCACGCAACTGCTGGTCGCGGCCGCCATCGGGGCCGGGATGCCGTTGCCGGAACCGGGATGGGAGCGGGCGCTCGCCTACCTCGCCGGCGCCGGATGGCTGCTCGCACTGCGCCTCGCCCTGCCCACACCCGCGGTCCTCACCGCAGGTGACTACCGCTTCGACGGGGAACGGGACGCCGTCGCCGCCGTCTACGACGCGATCGCCGGGCTGCTGGACGCCGTCGGCACCCCGGACGCGACCGCCCGGCGGGCCGCACTGACCGCCGCCCTCGACCATGCCCAGGACGCGCTCGCCGGACCCCGGATACGGCGGTACGCCAGCTCCTCGGCCGAGCGGCGGCTGCACGCCCAGTACGCCGCCGCGCTGCCCCTGGCCGAGGCGGCGACCGCGCTGGCCTGGGCCGGGGACGCCGTCGTCGGCCGTGCCTCCGAAGGGCCCCGGCGGCTCGCCGCCGCCGTGCGCGGCAACACCGCCACCGGGCCGCTGCCCGCGCCCTCCCGCTCCGCGCCCGCGCTGCGCGCCCTCGACGACGCGCTCCTGCACGCCGCCGAGACCTTCGACCGGGGCGGCGACGCACACGACCTGCACACCCGCCGCCGTACCCTCCGGTCGCTCGTACGGCTCGGCCTCGGGTCCGGGGGACGCGAGTACGGCCTGCGCGTCGCCCTGTCCTTCGGGGCCGCCGCGGCCGTGGCACAGGTGCTGCACCACGAGCACTGGTACTGGCTGCCCGCGACCGCCGTCTTCCTGGTCAAGCCCGACCTGGGGCCGCTCGTGTCCCGGGTGCTGTGCCGGGCCGCGGGGACCGTGCTCGGCGCGGTGCTCTTCGCCGGGTTCGCCGCCGTACTGCCCCGGCCGGAAGGGCTCATCGCGCTCGTCGCGGTCAGCGGGGCGCTGATACCCGTCGCCACCCGGCACTTCGCCGCCCAGACCGCCGTCGTCACCGTCCTCGTCCTCGCCCTCGTCATGGTCGGCGGCGACCCCCAGGCCTCCTGGAGCCGCATCGCCGAGACGCTCCTGGCCTGCGCCATCGTCCTGATCGTCGGCCACCTGCCGATGCCGAAGGGGCAGCGAGGCGGGGGCGTACGCGCCCGGCTCACCGAAGCGGGCACGGCGGCGCACGCCTACCTCGTGCACGTCCTGAACGAGTCGCGCGCGCCGGGCGCCGACTCCGGAGCGAACGCGACGTCCCTGTCGAGCGGAGCGGCCACCCCCAACGGCGTCACCGTGTCCGTCGGGGCAGCCCTGCCGGGTGAGGCCGACGAACGGGCCGCCCGCTGGACCCTGCGCCGCGAGGCCTACCGGGCGCTCGCCCAGGCCCGTGCCACGATCGCCCTCTCCGGAGCCGAACTGCCCGCCCTGGCCCGGCACACCGAGGGCACCGACGAGGTCGCCGCCGTCCTCGAACGGCTGGTCGACACCACCACCGCCTGCGCCGTGCACCTCGACGACACCGGACGGCTGAGCCGCCACCACACCGAGCGGCTCACTGCACTCCTCGACGAACTCGCACGCCACCGCAGGCACACCGGCATCAGCCTCCCCGACGCCCCGGACATGGCCGACATACTGCCGAGGCAGGGGCTGACCGCCTGA
- a CDS encoding ABC transporter ATP-binding protein, with amino-acid sequence MGKARDGGSTPETSESELLLFGGPLRYDMGWSQHANAFLELNFRAMVRRLPSLLASSFRLAWQADRRAARTVLAAETGRGLAQAVNLLAMNAILARLIADGTVEERLRGAAPALGTIAAVMLVSTLLRAASTYATGRLEPKVERVATELYLERAAAVELSAIEDDGFHKLLDTAKYGAQSARRMISYSARVVNALISLTAAAGVLTVLHPALLPLLVTMTLPSAWSALTIARRRYTSFHAWVQHARAGYLIGSLLIEPEAAPEIRVHGVGPFLLRHFRSMSETAEAEQARLARLAARTGLYAAVWTGLATVATYATLGGLLLAGAMALSVAGTAVIAIRTGSASLDTLVLEVNSLHEEALFVGDMQRLYVEAAKRAIPEGGDSLPEEPREIRVENVTFTYPGKATRPALDDVTLTVPLGKIVALVGENGSGKTTLVKLLAGLYTPDQGKIMWDGVDAAGADRRQLAERIAMVAQDFKRWPFTARVNMAIGRPSAPLTEERIAASVAEAGAQAVMEDLPRGLDTLLGKGFSGGHELSGGQWQRLGIARAAYRRGRILIVDEPTAALDARAELEVFEKIRALAGTGQTVVLITHRLASVRHADLVHVLDQGRLVESGTPDELLATGGVYAELYSLQAEQFAAKMPTREAAAANMPTGPAAEAKVATGHAAAAKVPAPKAG; translated from the coding sequence GTGGGAAAAGCGCGTGACGGGGGCAGCACTCCGGAGACGTCGGAGTCGGAGCTGCTGCTGTTCGGGGGGCCGCTGCGGTACGACATGGGCTGGTCACAGCATGCCAACGCGTTTCTGGAGCTGAACTTCCGCGCGATGGTGCGGCGGCTGCCGTCGCTGCTCGCGTCGAGTTTCCGGCTGGCCTGGCAGGCGGACCGGCGGGCCGCCAGGACCGTGCTGGCCGCCGAGACGGGCCGCGGCCTCGCCCAGGCGGTGAACCTGCTCGCGATGAACGCGATCCTGGCCCGGCTGATCGCGGACGGCACGGTCGAGGAGCGGCTACGGGGAGCCGCCCCCGCGCTCGGCACCATCGCCGCCGTGATGCTGGTGTCCACCCTGCTGCGAGCCGCGTCGACGTACGCCACGGGCCGGCTGGAACCGAAGGTGGAGCGCGTCGCGACCGAGCTCTATCTGGAACGGGCGGCGGCCGTGGAGCTGTCCGCGATCGAGGACGACGGTTTCCACAAGCTGCTGGACACCGCGAAGTACGGCGCCCAGTCGGCCCGCCGGATGATCAGCTACTCGGCGCGTGTGGTGAACGCGCTGATCTCGCTGACCGCGGCGGCCGGTGTGCTGACCGTGCTGCACCCGGCCCTCCTCCCGCTCCTGGTCACGATGACCCTGCCGAGCGCCTGGAGCGCCCTGACGATCGCCCGCCGCCGCTACACCTCCTTCCACGCCTGGGTGCAGCACGCCCGCGCGGGATATCTGATCGGCTCGCTGCTGATCGAGCCGGAGGCGGCCCCGGAGATCCGGGTGCACGGTGTCGGCCCGTTCCTGCTGCGCCACTTCCGCTCCATGTCGGAGACGGCGGAGGCCGAGCAGGCGCGCCTGGCCCGGCTGGCGGCCCGTACCGGCCTGTACGCGGCCGTGTGGACCGGGCTGGCGACCGTGGCGACGTACGCGACGCTGGGCGGTCTGCTTCTCGCGGGCGCCATGGCGCTGTCCGTGGCCGGTACGGCGGTCATCGCGATCCGCACCGGTTCCGCCAGCCTCGACACCCTGGTCCTGGAGGTGAACTCCCTCCACGAGGAGGCCCTCTTCGTGGGCGACATGCAGCGCCTGTACGTGGAAGCCGCCAAGCGCGCGATCCCGGAGGGCGGTGATTCGCTGCCCGAGGAGCCGCGCGAGATCCGGGTGGAGAACGTGACCTTCACCTACCCGGGCAAGGCCACCCGGCCCGCGCTGGACGATGTCACCCTGACCGTGCCGCTGGGCAAGATCGTGGCGCTCGTCGGCGAGAACGGCTCGGGCAAGACGACCCTGGTCAAGCTGCTCGCCGGGCTGTACACCCCCGACCAGGGCAAGATCATGTGGGACGGCGTGGACGCGGCGGGCGCCGACCGGCGGCAGCTGGCCGAGCGCATCGCGATGGTCGCGCAGGACTTCAAACGGTGGCCCTTCACCGCCCGCGTCAACATGGCGATCGGGCGCCCCTCGGCGCCGCTGACCGAGGAGCGGATCGCCGCGTCCGTCGCGGAGGCCGGGGCACAGGCCGTGATGGAGGATCTGCCCCGCGGCCTCGACACACTTCTGGGCAAGGGGTTCAGCGGCGGGCACGAGCTGTCGGGCGGACAGTGGCAGCGCCTCGGGATCGCGCGGGCCGCGTACCGGCGCGGGCGCATCCTGATCGTGGACGAGCCGACGGCCGCCCTGGACGCCCGCGCCGAGCTGGAGGTCTTCGAGAAGATCCGCGCCCTGGCGGGAACCGGTCAGACGGTCGTCCTGATCACGCACCGGCTGGCGTCCGTGCGCCACGCCGACCTCGTGCACGTCCTCGACCAGGGCCGCCTGGTGGAGTCCGGCACCCCGGACGAGCTGCTGGCCACGGGTGGGGTGTACGCGGAGCTGTACTCGCTCCAGGCCGAGCAGTTCGCGGCGAAGATGCCGACAAGGGAAGCTGCCGCGGCGAACATGCCGACGGGGCCGGCTGCCGAGGCGAAGGTGGCGACAGGGCATGCTGCCGCGGCGAAGGTGCCCGCACCGAAGGCGGGGTGA
- a CDS encoding ATP-binding protein translates to MIPPPAPLGTDAAGDRVGPGPAAGARPETIAERRFRFELAAHPGAVAQARRVTRTQLTGWALCEDTCDTAALVVSELVTNAIVHTASTQIVCELHDGDELVRIAVRDEGCAPGEPHPSPQRPEEEHGRGLLLIESLCRSWGAQPVGLGLLVWADVPRGLLVGAVPPDLGADTVMVTGLAAGTDIAARSDLGWGAKKPPTEDRDGDAESFRLPDAESRAGAEPRRGADARRGMDGRAVAWARAGGDCRTEVEVRPEVGRRTGAEWV, encoded by the coding sequence GTGATTCCGCCCCCTGCGCCGTTAGGAACAGACGCCGCCGGAGACCGTGTCGGTCCCGGTCCGGCCGCCGGGGCGCGCCCCGAGACAATTGCCGAGCGCCGGTTTCGGTTCGAGCTGGCCGCGCACCCGGGTGCCGTGGCCCAGGCCCGGCGTGTGACCCGAACCCAGCTCACCGGCTGGGCCCTTTGCGAGGACACCTGCGACACGGCCGCCCTGGTCGTGTCCGAGCTGGTGACCAACGCGATCGTGCACACCGCGAGCACCCAGATCGTCTGCGAGCTGCACGACGGCGACGAGCTGGTGCGCATAGCGGTACGTGACGAGGGCTGCGCTCCGGGTGAGCCGCACCCTTCTCCGCAGCGCCCCGAGGAGGAACACGGGAGAGGGCTGCTCCTCATAGAGTCCCTCTGCCGCTCCTGGGGAGCGCAGCCGGTCGGCCTGGGGCTCCTGGTGTGGGCGGACGTGCCGCGTGGTCTCCTCGTCGGCGCCGTCCCCCCCGACCTGGGCGCGGACACGGTCATGGTCACCGGCCTGGCGGCGGGCACGGACATCGCGGCCCGTTCCGATCTGGGCTGGGGCGCGAAGAAGCCGCCGACGGAGGACCGGGACGGGGACGCCGAGTCGTTCCGCCTCCCGGACGCCGAGAGCCGTGCGGGTGCCGAACCCCGTAGGGGTGCCGACGCTCGCAGAGGTATGGACGGCCGCGCGGTGGCCTGGGCCCGTGCGGGTGGGGACTGTCGTACGGAAGTCGAGGTCCGGCCGGAAGTCGGGCGGCGGACGGGGGCCGAATGGGTGTGA
- a CDS encoding aspartate/glutamate racemase family protein: MRIVVTNCNTTQGMTEEIVRGARTAAGPGTTVIGLTPAWGPESAEGWLDSYLSAAAVLDTLRTYEGPYDAVVMAGFGEHGREGARELVDVPVVDITEAAAHLACLLGRRYGVVTTLERSCGQIEDSLDAAGVGRNCAAIVGTGLGVLDLADADRTTRAFLAAGQRARDAGAEVLVLGCAGMTGLQRTVGEKLGVPVVDGVGAAVKLAESLVALGLTTSRTGGYAKPLPKRRSWGAGGAREP, encoded by the coding sequence GTGCGCATCGTCGTCACCAACTGCAACACGACGCAGGGGATGACCGAGGAGATCGTGCGAGGTGCCCGGACCGCCGCAGGCCCGGGCACCACCGTGATCGGGCTGACCCCGGCCTGGGGGCCCGAGTCCGCGGAGGGCTGGCTCGACAGCTACCTCTCCGCCGCCGCCGTCCTCGACACCCTGCGCACCTACGAAGGGCCGTACGACGCCGTCGTCATGGCCGGGTTCGGCGAGCACGGGCGCGAGGGCGCGCGCGAACTGGTGGACGTCCCCGTCGTCGACATCACCGAGGCCGCCGCCCACCTCGCCTGTCTGCTCGGGCGGCGCTACGGCGTCGTCACCACGCTGGAACGCTCCTGCGGGCAGATCGAGGACAGCCTGGACGCCGCCGGCGTCGGCCGCAACTGCGCGGCGATCGTCGGCACCGGGCTCGGTGTCCTCGACCTCGCCGACGCCGACCGCACCACCCGGGCCTTCCTCGCGGCCGGGCAGCGGGCCCGGGACGCCGGGGCCGAGGTACTGGTCCTGGGGTGCGCCGGGATGACCGGGCTGCAGCGGACGGTGGGGGAGAAGCTGGGGGTGCCGGTCGTAGACGGGGTGGGAGCGGCCGTGAAACTCGCCGAGTCGCTGGTGGCGCTGGGGCTGACCACCAGCCGGACGGGAGGTTATGCGAAGCCGCTGCCGAAGAGGAGGAGCTGGGGGGCCGGGGGAGCGCGTGAGCCGTAG
- a CDS encoding DUF7873 family protein, producing the protein MAKLNQIIAVEKGVKAKSHQDLTAAHHGLQKPALLAGIARTYQPKDEEGEQLPPESTRVQVRAEDVLRETAGVLTRLFDVTATKDWANCTARADVKVEGRVLVADVPVAYLLFLEKQLGEINTLVRKLPVLDASEAWAQDPSTDDWKTEAVRTVRTKKVPRNHVKAEATDKHPAQVEVYYEDIPVGYWTTVKFSGALPARRVNEILDRVEKLQQAVKFAREEANGVDVVDQRVGDAVFGYLFGQFG; encoded by the coding sequence GTGGCGAAACTCAATCAGATCATCGCAGTGGAGAAGGGCGTCAAGGCCAAGTCCCATCAGGACCTGACGGCCGCTCATCATGGCCTGCAGAAGCCGGCGTTGCTCGCCGGTATCGCGCGTACCTATCAGCCGAAGGACGAGGAGGGCGAGCAGTTGCCGCCCGAGTCGACCCGGGTGCAGGTGCGGGCGGAGGATGTGCTGCGGGAGACCGCGGGAGTTCTCACGCGGCTGTTCGATGTGACCGCCACCAAGGACTGGGCCAACTGCACGGCGCGGGCGGACGTGAAGGTCGAAGGGCGGGTGCTCGTCGCCGACGTGCCCGTGGCCTATCTGCTCTTCCTGGAGAAGCAGCTCGGGGAGATCAACACGCTGGTGCGGAAGCTGCCCGTGCTCGACGCCTCCGAGGCGTGGGCGCAGGACCCGTCCACCGACGACTGGAAGACCGAGGCCGTACGGACGGTGCGGACCAAGAAGGTGCCGCGCAACCATGTGAAGGCCGAGGCGACCGACAAGCACCCCGCCCAGGTGGAGGTGTACTACGAGGACATTCCGGTCGGTTATTGGACCACCGTGAAGTTCTCCGGAGCCCTGCCCGCCCGACGCGTGAACGAAATCCTCGACCGCGTCGAGAAGTTGCAGCAGGCCGTGAAGTTCGCGCGGGAGGAAGCGAACGGTGTGGACGTCGTCGACCAGCGGGTCGGTGACGCCGTGTTCGGCTACCTGTTCGGACAGTTCGGGTAG